Proteins found in one Acidimicrobiia bacterium genomic segment:
- a CDS encoding nucleotidyl transferase AbiEii/AbiGii toxin family protein translates to MIPQAAITEWGRTVPWPTVEQIEQDLLLSRLIAEIANDGYLGDELVFRGGTCLHKLHAPEPLRYSEDLDYVRSTGGGIRELTRAVTQIGKRLGMEVRTRLTEHPKMFLRAQYETGAGPMRIKIEVNTFERSPARPPVKIPFHVDSSWFAGSADVLTFTLDEVVATKIRALFQRSKGRDLFDLWLALTRLGVPASSIVDAFGPYRPDGYTARRAELNLREKVKRSAFREDIRPLVTAWPEGYDIDVAAELVVADVFALIE, encoded by the coding sequence GTGATCCCCCAAGCGGCCATCACCGAATGGGGCCGCACTGTGCCGTGGCCGACGGTGGAGCAGATCGAGCAGGACCTGCTGTTGTCCCGGCTCATCGCCGAGATCGCCAACGACGGCTACCTCGGTGACGAGCTGGTGTTCCGAGGCGGCACCTGTTTGCACAAGCTCCATGCACCTGAACCGCTCCGCTACAGCGAGGACCTCGACTACGTCCGCAGCACTGGCGGCGGGATCCGAGAACTCACCCGGGCGGTCACCCAGATCGGCAAGCGACTTGGTATGGAGGTGCGGACGAGACTCACCGAGCACCCCAAGATGTTCCTGCGCGCGCAGTATGAGACCGGGGCAGGTCCGATGAGGATCAAGATCGAGGTCAACACCTTCGAGCGCTCACCGGCCCGCCCACCGGTCAAGATCCCGTTCCACGTTGACTCCTCCTGGTTCGCCGGTAGCGCCGACGTGCTCACCTTCACCCTGGACGAGGTCGTGGCAACGAAGATCCGAGCCCTGTTCCAGCGATCGAAGGGGCGCGACCTCTTCGATCTCTGGCTGGCCCTGACCCGGCTCGGTGTTCCGGCGTCGTCCATCGTCGATGCCTTCGGTCCCTATCGGCCCGACGGGTACACCGCACGCCGTGCCGAGCTGAACCTGCGCGAGAAGGTGAAACGATCGGCGTTCCGCGAAGACATCCGCCCGCTGGTGACGGCCTGGCCCGAGGGCTACGACATCGACGTCGCGGCTGAGCTGGTGGTGGCCGACGTGTTCGCCTTGATCGAGTAG
- a CDS encoding type IV toxin-antitoxin system AbiEi family antitoxin → MTDVTASLGPRELADWLLARGRHWVTTTEAAELLGIPEHHVAPSLAQSRRRGHLFSPTTGLYVAIPPEYRSWRAVPAAHFVDPMMRHLGHDYYVCLLSAAEIHGFSHQRPQVFQVMTPARLRSRTFGRVRIEFITSVHTSDRPTGVVNTPTGTMRVSTPEATVLDLVSFPNASGALFNVATIIGDMLIEDGLDVGRLAEVASDYPASIVQRTGWLLDYMAGRVDVEVDTEPLVPLASARATPTPLDPGHGRSGTLDRRWNVIVAEYPDEESS, encoded by the coding sequence ATGACTGATGTGACAGCTTCGCTTGGACCGCGCGAGTTGGCTGACTGGTTGCTGGCTCGTGGTCGACACTGGGTGACCACGACCGAGGCCGCTGAGCTACTGGGAATCCCGGAGCACCACGTAGCACCGTCGTTGGCTCAGTCGCGGCGGCGCGGGCATCTGTTCAGCCCAACCACGGGATTGTACGTTGCCATCCCACCCGAGTACCGCTCCTGGCGTGCCGTCCCGGCGGCCCACTTCGTGGATCCGATGATGCGCCATCTCGGCCACGACTACTACGTCTGCCTCCTGTCGGCGGCCGAGATCCACGGGTTCTCCCATCAGCGTCCTCAGGTCTTTCAGGTGATGACGCCGGCGCGGCTTCGGTCTCGGACATTCGGGCGGGTTCGAATCGAATTCATCACTTCCGTGCATACGTCGGATCGTCCCACGGGTGTCGTCAACACCCCAACCGGGACCATGCGTGTGTCCACCCCGGAGGCCACCGTGCTCGATCTGGTTTCCTTCCCAAATGCAAGTGGGGCCTTGTTCAACGTGGCGACCATCATCGGCGACATGCTGATTGAGGATGGTCTCGATGTTGGTCGTCTCGCCGAGGTCGCCTCCGACTATCCGGCGTCGATCGTACAACGTACCGGATGGCTCCTCGACTACATGGCCGGGCGAGTCGACGTGGAAGTCGACACCGAACCGCTGGTACCCCTTGCGTCAGCGCGGGCCACGCCCACTCCGTTGGACCCCGGCCACGGACGATCCGGGACCCTCGATCGGCGTTGGAATGTGATCGTGGCCGAGTACCCGGACGAGGAGTCGTCGTGA
- the ltrA gene encoding group II intron reverse transcriptase/maturase: MADSGRSNYPDRRGSVDKVRQLQRRLWAAAKQSEGRRFHALYDRIYRSDVLWEAWERVRANRGAAGVDKVTLAAIEDYGVHRMLDGLAVDLRAGVYRPAPTRRVEIPKPDGSRRPLGIPTVRDRVCQQAAKIVLEPIFEADFLSVSFGFRPKRSATDALEVIRVAFPRGQQFVFEADIRDFFGSIDHDRLLGLVAGRVSDRRVLKLLRQWLCAGVMVDGVRRETVTGTPQGGVISPLLANIFLHAFDRVWVESGIGELVRYADDFVVLCSTREQAEDAQRRATAMLGELGLVLHPDKTRVVDLREGAEGFDFLGCHFHARMSGRLWEQKRIVRYYLHRWPSQRSMKRARTRVKALTGRSRVGWELEDVIGDLNLFLRGWGNYFRTGNAANKFVSLDGYVAWRLKRLLIKKRGRNLHAGQADRWTRTWFHDQGLHKLMGTIRYPKAA, from the coding sequence ATGGCCGACTCTGGTCGGTCCAACTACCCCGATCGACGCGGGTCGGTTGACAAAGTGCGACAACTCCAAAGACGGCTATGGGCTGCGGCCAAGCAGTCGGAGGGGCGGCGTTTCCATGCCCTGTATGACCGTATCTATAGGAGTGACGTCTTGTGGGAGGCGTGGGAACGGGTCCGAGCGAATCGTGGCGCTGCTGGGGTCGATAAGGTGACCTTGGCGGCGATAGAGGATTACGGCGTTCATCGCATGTTGGATGGGCTTGCTGTGGATCTTCGTGCAGGTGTCTATCGTCCGGCGCCGACGCGTCGGGTGGAGATCCCTAAACCTGACGGCTCTAGACGGCCTTTGGGTATCCCTACGGTGCGTGACCGGGTGTGCCAGCAGGCAGCAAAGATCGTCCTTGAACCGATTTTCGAGGCCGATTTTCTGTCTGTGAGTTTCGGGTTCCGTCCGAAACGTTCGGCCACTGATGCGTTGGAGGTGATTCGGGTGGCGTTCCCTCGAGGACAACAGTTTGTCTTTGAGGCTGACATTCGGGATTTCTTTGGCAGTATCGACCATGACCGCCTGTTGGGTCTGGTTGCTGGGCGCGTATCGGATAGGCGGGTACTCAAGCTGTTGCGTCAGTGGCTGTGTGCAGGAGTGATGGTTGATGGGGTGAGGCGTGAGACGGTTACCGGCACACCTCAGGGCGGGGTCATTTCCCCGTTGTTGGCCAACATCTTTCTACATGCATTCGATCGGGTCTGGGTTGAGTCCGGCATCGGGGAGTTGGTCCGTTATGCGGACGATTTCGTGGTGTTGTGCTCAACTCGGGAACAGGCCGAGGATGCCCAGCGGCGGGCAACCGCCATGTTGGGTGAACTCGGTTTGGTACTGCATCCGGACAAGACCCGTGTGGTTGATCTCCGGGAAGGTGCTGAGGGTTTCGACTTTTTGGGTTGCCATTTTCATGCCCGCATGTCGGGTCGCTTGTGGGAACAGAAACGCATCGTGCGTTACTACTTGCACCGGTGGCCGTCGCAACGGTCGATGAAACGGGCACGGACCAGAGTCAAGGCTCTCACCGGTCGGAGTCGGGTCGGATGGGAGTTGGAGGACGTCATCGGCGACCTCAACCTGTTCCTTCGGGGATGGGGCAACTATTTCCGCACCGGGAACGCGGCGAACAAGTTCGTTTCTCTGGACGGCTATGTGGCGTGGCGGCTCAAACGTCTTCTCATCAAGAAGCGGGGCCGCAACCTCCATGCCGGCCAGGCGGACCGTTGGACCCGCACCTGGTTCCACGACCAGGGCCTGCACAAGCTCATGGGCACTATCCGCTACCCGAAGGCTGCGTAA
- a CDS encoding Fic family protein: MAELLQKRWEPRLEEMTRRDRQGCSYDAYLPDPLAGWNLTLPGDLAADIADAETAIRDLNEAGTGHVSLEGLARFLLRAESVASSKIEGLDVGPRRLVEAEAALAQGGETADRIAVEVLGNIAAMESAIELAVQTERFSLTDLLEIHRVLMERSPRPELGGVIRERQNWIGGSSYNPCRAVFVPPPPDHVDGLLRDLVEYMNGDEHSPLVQAAIAHAQFETIHPFADGNGRTGRTLIYVILRRRGLSPRFVPPISLVLATWSDDYIAGLTTFRHLHPADSVERSTAAHTWLRTFSGATLWACHDAQIYAARIDELVHQWRTNVGTVRKGSALDLLIDVLPGVPLLTVESAAGLINRSDVATGAAINRLVEAGILTQRNIGKQRYRIFEAPTVLELFTSLERALASPTGDNATEPPVLPAPSE, from the coding sequence ATGGCTGAACTTCTCCAGAAACGGTGGGAGCCTCGACTCGAGGAGATGACCCGCCGCGATCGGCAGGGCTGCAGCTACGACGCCTACCTACCTGATCCTCTCGCCGGATGGAATCTCACCCTACCTGGCGACCTGGCAGCGGACATCGCGGATGCCGAGACCGCGATCAGAGATCTGAACGAGGCCGGGACGGGCCATGTCAGTCTCGAGGGTCTCGCCCGATTCCTCCTCCGAGCCGAATCGGTCGCCTCCTCCAAGATCGAGGGACTCGACGTCGGGCCACGGAGACTGGTCGAGGCGGAGGCCGCTCTCGCCCAGGGTGGCGAGACCGCCGATCGCATCGCCGTAGAAGTCCTCGGCAATATCGCCGCGATGGAGTCCGCCATCGAGCTGGCGGTCCAAACAGAGCGGTTCTCGTTGACTGATCTGTTGGAGATCCACCGAGTCCTGATGGAACGCTCACCGAGACCCGAACTCGGAGGAGTCATTCGCGAACGCCAAAACTGGATCGGGGGCAGTTCCTACAACCCGTGCCGCGCGGTCTTCGTCCCACCACCACCGGATCACGTCGATGGCCTTCTCCGGGACCTCGTCGAGTACATGAACGGCGATGAGCACTCACCACTCGTGCAGGCCGCTATCGCCCACGCCCAGTTCGAAACCATCCACCCCTTTGCCGACGGGAACGGCCGAACCGGACGGACGCTGATCTATGTCATCCTTCGACGGCGAGGACTCTCCCCTAGGTTTGTGCCGCCCATCAGTCTCGTCCTCGCCACCTGGTCCGACGACTACATAGCCGGGCTGACCACCTTCCGACACCTGCATCCCGCAGACAGCGTCGAGCGATCCACCGCCGCCCACACGTGGCTGCGGACCTTTTCTGGGGCCACCCTGTGGGCATGCCACGACGCTCAGATCTACGCGGCGAGGATCGACGAGCTGGTCCACCAGTGGCGGACGAACGTCGGCACCGTCCGAAAGGGATCAGCTCTCGACCTGCTCATCGACGTTCTCCCCGGAGTTCCTCTCCTGACAGTGGAATCAGCGGCCGGGCTCATCAACCGCTCTGACGTCGCCACCGGAGCAGCCATCAACCGCCTCGTCGAAGCAGGCATCCTGACCCAGCGGAACATCGGCAAGCAGCGCTACCGCATCTTTGAAGCACCGACCGTCCTCGAACTGTTCACATCGTTGGAACGCGCTCTCGCCAGCCCAACCGGCGACAACGCGACAGAACCACCCGTCCTGCCCGCACCCAGCGAGTAG
- the tcmP gene encoding three-Cys-motif partner protein TcmP has protein sequence MAGPRFWGFWTRGKLDLLRNYLAAFAKASNRSPQRIYLDLFAGGPEGRDRLTGEPILGSPRIALSVDQPQFSVLRFFEQESVAKALRSALLAEFPGREFKVISGDCNETIVDALRDLESFDRAATFAFIDPDGPDFRWSTIERLAAFKRAGLPKTELFILVPAPMFIRLLPKDGSVTARNTTRLTRMFGTDAWERIYYARVANDLEPAEAREEYLNLVRWRLEHDLRYGWTHPLEVRNTRNVPIYYLVFVTDHEIGNKIMTSVYGTASREFKKLRREAAQHRLVQEDEARGILRLLSDDELSDLTSGPEPRGERYAYEPPWVPFGMEGGGR, from the coding sequence ATGGCCGGGCCGCGTTTCTGGGGCTTCTGGACTCGCGGCAAGCTTGACCTGCTGCGCAACTACCTGGCCGCTTTCGCCAAGGCATCCAATAGGTCACCGCAGCGCATTTACCTGGATCTCTTCGCCGGCGGGCCGGAGGGTCGAGACCGCCTGACCGGTGAACCCATTTTGGGATCGCCCAGGATTGCGCTGTCAGTAGATCAGCCACAGTTCAGCGTCCTCAGGTTCTTTGAACAGGAGTCCGTGGCGAAGGCTCTCAGGAGCGCGCTATTGGCAGAGTTCCCTGGCCGGGAGTTCAAGGTGATCTCGGGTGACTGCAACGAAACCATCGTGGACGCCCTGCGTGATCTGGAGAGCTTCGATCGTGCGGCGACCTTCGCATTCATCGATCCCGACGGGCCGGACTTTCGATGGTCGACGATCGAGAGGCTCGCAGCCTTCAAGCGAGCAGGCTTGCCGAAGACCGAGCTATTCATCTTGGTGCCTGCGCCGATGTTCATCCGACTCCTTCCCAAGGATGGTTCGGTTACAGCTAGGAACACAACGCGGCTTACGCGGATGTTCGGTACCGATGCGTGGGAGCGGATCTACTACGCGAGGGTGGCCAACGATCTTGAACCCGCGGAAGCTCGTGAGGAGTACCTCAATCTGGTGCGCTGGCGCCTGGAACACGATCTGCGGTATGGATGGACCCATCCGTTGGAGGTGCGCAACACTCGCAATGTTCCCATCTACTACCTCGTCTTTGTCACAGACCATGAGATCGGGAACAAGATCATGACCTCCGTCTACGGCACGGCGTCGAGGGAGTTCAAGAAGCTCAGGCGAGAAGCCGCGCAGCACCGCCTCGTTCAGGAGGATGAGGCGCGGGGCATCCTTAGGCTGCTGAGCGATGATGAGCTCAGTGACCTCACCTCAGGCCCAGAGCCTCGGGGCGAACGCTATGCCTATGAGCCACCTTGGGTTCCCTTCGGGATGGAAGGTGGTGGCCGTTGA
- a CDS encoding phage Gp37/Gp68 family protein: MADHSGIEWTEATWNPTTGCDRVSPGCDNCYALTLAKRLKAMGSEKYQEDGDPRTSGPGFRLTLHPEVLDLPRSWRQPRVVFVDSMSDLFHPDVPLEFIQQVFDVMGDTPQHTYQVLTKRSQGLKKVASQLDWPANVWMGVSVENDKYRFRIDHLREVPAAVRFLSLEPLLGPLATLDLAGIDWVIVGGESGPRARPMDPMWAEDIRDQCLAAGVPFFFKQWGGRTPKSGGRQLDERTWDEMPLLAAT; encoded by the coding sequence TTGGCTGATCACAGTGGAATCGAGTGGACCGAGGCGACGTGGAATCCGACGACCGGGTGTGATCGCGTATCTCCGGGCTGCGACAACTGCTACGCCCTCACTCTCGCCAAGCGACTGAAGGCGATGGGCTCGGAGAAGTATCAGGAGGATGGCGACCCTCGTACATCTGGCCCAGGTTTCAGACTCACGCTCCACCCCGAAGTCCTCGACCTCCCGAGATCTTGGCGGCAGCCCCGGGTCGTCTTCGTCGATTCGATGAGCGATTTGTTCCATCCGGACGTTCCGCTCGAGTTCATCCAGCAAGTCTTCGATGTCATGGGAGACACCCCACAACACACCTATCAGGTTCTAACGAAGCGATCTCAGGGGCTGAAGAAGGTCGCATCGCAACTCGATTGGCCGGCGAATGTCTGGATGGGTGTCAGCGTCGAGAACGACAAGTATCGGTTCCGGATCGACCATCTCCGTGAAGTTCCCGCAGCCGTCCGGTTCCTAAGCCTTGAGCCGCTTCTCGGTCCTCTGGCCACTCTCGATCTCGCGGGTATCGATTGGGTGATCGTTGGAGGAGAGAGCGGCCCCAGGGCACGGCCGATGGATCCTATGTGGGCCGAAGACATTCGCGACCAATGCTTGGCTGCCGGCGTCCCATTCTTCTTCAAGCAGTGGGGAGGACGGACGCCCAAGTCAGGGGGGCGACAACTCGACGAGCGGACCTGGGATGAAATGCCGCTCCTGGCAGCGACCTGA